In Nitrospira sp., a single genomic region encodes these proteins:
- a CDS encoding DsbA family protein, with product MQRRLGCILMEEKRVSPHFIPFILYSDFNCPFCYALHERLHDMKLIELVAWRGVQHAPYLPSPMRPWEGALRAELRHEVAVVKRLAPDLGIELPNGKPNTKLAIDRASWLLSLDVSRGMEFIRGVYSAFWRDGMDISDQEVLDRLAGRHADAGILLSPEESALSIVHEWEESWHATGQAGVPLLVSPDDRMLIGCVPPEQIERFFG from the coding sequence ATGCAGCGTCGGCTAGGGTGCATTCTCATGGAAGAGAAGCGGGTATCGCCTCACTTCATACCGTTCATTCTCTACAGCGATTTCAATTGCCCGTTCTGTTATGCCTTGCACGAGCGCCTCCACGACATGAAGCTGATTGAACTGGTTGCCTGGCGGGGCGTTCAACATGCGCCCTATCTGCCGAGTCCCATGCGGCCATGGGAGGGAGCCTTGAGGGCCGAGTTACGGCATGAAGTGGCCGTCGTGAAGCGGCTAGCCCCTGACCTGGGTATTGAGCTGCCGAACGGCAAGCCCAATACCAAACTGGCCATCGATCGCGCTTCGTGGCTGCTGTCCCTGGACGTGTCCCGAGGCATGGAATTTATTCGAGGTGTCTATTCCGCATTCTGGCGCGACGGGATGGATATTTCGGATCAAGAGGTCTTGGATCGCTTGGCTGGGCGACACGCGGATGCGGGAATCCTCCTCAGCCCGGAAGAAAGCGCTCTGTCGATCGTGCACGAATGGGAGGAGAGTTGGCATGCGACGGGACAGGCCGGTGTCCCGCTCCTCGTGTCGCCCGACGATCGGATGCTCATCGGTTGCGTGCCGCCGGAGCAGATCGAGAGGTTCTTTGGGTAG
- a CDS encoding NUDIX hydrolase: protein MNFCSACGHPVSQQIPEGDNMPRFVCGSCTVIHYHNPKIVAGCIPEWNDRILLCRRAIEPKSGLWTFPAGFMEIGESTEQAAIRETVEEAQAEVVLTGLHSVLSLPHIGQVYLVFVGRMRSERFGAGAESLEARLFHPSAIPWDRIAFTVVKQALRRYVDDLAKGEMRLHVATIPGALAKPTQEDGRS from the coding sequence ATGAACTTCTGCAGCGCCTGCGGCCACCCTGTCTCCCAACAGATACCCGAGGGAGACAACATGCCGCGGTTCGTCTGCGGTTCCTGCACCGTCATCCATTATCATAATCCCAAGATTGTCGCAGGCTGTATCCCAGAATGGAATGACCGGATCCTGCTCTGCCGACGGGCGATTGAACCCAAGTCCGGTCTCTGGACTTTTCCCGCCGGTTTTATGGAGATTGGGGAGAGCACGGAACAGGCGGCCATCCGTGAAACGGTCGAAGAAGCCCAAGCAGAGGTGGTCCTCACCGGACTTCACTCCGTGCTCAGCCTGCCGCACATCGGCCAGGTGTATCTGGTATTCGTCGGAAGAATGCGATCGGAGCGGTTCGGAGCCGGAGCGGAAAGTCTCGAAGCGCGGCTGTTTCACCCCTCGGCGATTCCTTGGGACCGCATCGCATTCACGGTCGTTAAACAAGCGTTGCGGCGTTACGTCGACGACCTCGCAAAGGGCGAAATGAGGCTTCACGTCGCGACGATTCCCGGAGCTTTGGCCAAGCCGACGCAAGAAGACGGCCGTTCATAG
- a CDS encoding DUF4112 domain-containing protein → MGRGSSDSQREAMVAAAEALATLLDSALKIPGTPWHFGLDPIIGLIPGIGDLLANLIGITILGLAARLHVPRIVLARMSVNLMVNGAIGSIPVVGDLFSVWFRSHARNARLLREAATQPSRTTGGDWFYVASIIAATSALLALAIILVAWCLMRICQAVAD, encoded by the coding sequence TTGGGTAGAGGCAGTTCCGACTCGCAACGCGAAGCGATGGTCGCGGCGGCCGAAGCCCTCGCAACCTTGCTCGATTCGGCCTTGAAGATTCCTGGGACGCCCTGGCATTTCGGTCTGGACCCGATCATTGGATTGATTCCCGGCATCGGTGATCTGCTCGCCAATCTGATCGGCATCACCATTCTAGGGCTCGCGGCGCGCCTTCACGTACCGCGCATCGTACTGGCGAGGATGAGCGTTAATCTGATGGTCAACGGAGCAATCGGCTCGATACCGGTAGTAGGGGACCTCTTTTCGGTGTGGTTCCGTAGTCACGCCAGAAATGCGCGTCTGCTGCGGGAGGCGGCGACTCAACCGTCACGGACGACCGGAGGGGACTGGTTCTACGTAGCCTCCATCATCGCGGCCACATCGGCCTTGTTGGCACTCGCAATCATCCTGGTGGCATGGTGCCTCATGAGGATCTGTCAGGCGGTTGCTGACTGA
- the msrB gene encoding peptide-methionine (R)-S-oxide reductase MsrB, with protein sequence MPTKIEIGPIVKVVKTDEEWKKLLPTEAYRVLRHEDTERPFVNPLHENHETGVYHCAGCDLPLFSSDHKFDSGTGWPSFWQPIDPKVIETTTDFKLIFPRTEVHCARCQGHQGHVFKDGPKPTGLRYCINGVALKFVAS encoded by the coding sequence ATGCCGACAAAGATCGAGATCGGGCCGATCGTCAAAGTCGTCAAAACGGACGAAGAATGGAAAAAGCTTCTCCCCACCGAGGCCTATCGGGTTCTCCGGCATGAGGACACCGAGCGACCCTTCGTCAATCCGTTGCATGAGAACCATGAGACCGGCGTCTACCACTGCGCCGGTTGCGACCTCCCGCTGTTTTCTTCCGATCACAAATTCGACAGCGGAACCGGCTGGCCGAGTTTTTGGCAACCAATCGATCCGAAGGTGATCGAAACCACGACCGATTTCAAGCTGATCTTTCCCCGTACGGAAGTCCATTGCGCGCGGTGCCAGGGCCATCAGGGTCATGTCTTCAAAGATGGACCGAAACCCACCGGCTTGCGCTACTGCATCAACGGGGTTGCGCTCAAGTTCGTCGCGTCGTGA
- a CDS encoding A/G-specific adenine glycosylase, producing the protein MTRRMTPARRQAVNQTPKVNRGLKRRFQLRLLKWYEANGRDLPWRKTADPYHILVSEVMLQQTQVDRVIPKYHEFLDRYPSFQHLAEAPAGEVKATWYPLGYNIRPERLHSIARETVARYDGKLPNAEEDLLSFKGIGRYTAGAIRSFAFNEDAPILDTNVMRVLHRVFIAKGDPKAAKSKLWALSEALIPKGRGYDFNQALMDFGATCCTSRNPSCQPCPMRSICKTYPFSAHKTRTA; encoded by the coding sequence ATGACTCGCCGCATGACGCCCGCACGACGGCAAGCCGTCAATCAAACCCCCAAGGTCAATCGCGGGCTCAAGCGGCGCTTCCAGCTGAGGCTTCTAAAGTGGTATGAGGCAAACGGGAGAGATCTGCCTTGGCGTAAGACGGCAGATCCCTATCATATTCTCGTGTCGGAGGTCATGCTGCAACAGACCCAAGTCGATCGCGTGATCCCGAAATACCACGAGTTCCTCGACCGCTATCCCAGTTTCCAGCATCTCGCCGAAGCGCCGGCAGGGGAGGTCAAGGCTACCTGGTATCCCCTTGGATACAACATCAGACCGGAACGGCTGCACAGCATCGCCCGCGAAACGGTTGCGCGATATGACGGCAAACTCCCCAACGCGGAGGAGGATCTGCTCTCCTTCAAAGGTATCGGACGCTATACGGCAGGGGCGATCAGATCGTTTGCATTCAACGAAGATGCACCGATCCTCGACACCAATGTCATGCGGGTTCTTCATCGGGTGTTCATCGCCAAGGGGGACCCCAAGGCCGCTAAGTCCAAGCTCTGGGCCCTCTCGGAAGCGTTGATCCCGAAAGGCAGAGGCTATGACTTCAATCAGGCATTGATGGACTTCGGCGCCACCTGTTGTACGTCAAGAAATCCGTCCTGCCAACCGTGTCCAATGAGGTCGATCTGTAAGACCTACCCGTTCAGCGCCCACAAGACAAGGACCGCATGA
- a CDS encoding THUMP domain-containing protein, with protein MDNTKHRFFSPCPRGLEGVLEQELGGVGIDSAEPTEGGVAFTGPWAALYHVNLESRVANRVLWEVGRAPYCTEADIYRSAYALAWPDWFEPGRTIRVKVSARRCPLASLNFLTLRIKDAVCDKFVAVRRQRPSVDTHQPDVRIDAFLDAESVTFYLDTSGEPLFKRGYRLAQIEAPIRENLAAGMVLLSGWRPEQPFVDPMCGGGTISLEAALIARRIAPGIRRAFAFERLLPHDPARWSKIRKAASARQLAAVPLSIYASDRDEQALQIARRLFHAAGMVADIDIKVKLQDFLALEPPASHGVMLVNPPYGVRLGHSERSDALYAGIGDRLKQRWAGWRVHVFTGDSRLKQSIGLRPSRRIPLYNGPLECRLYEFKIVEGSMRRNAGSVNLHG; from the coding sequence ATGGATAACACAAAACACCGGTTCTTTTCACCCTGCCCCCGTGGTCTTGAAGGGGTCTTGGAGCAGGAACTCGGCGGTGTCGGAATCGACTCGGCCGAACCGACCGAGGGCGGAGTCGCGTTTACTGGGCCGTGGGCCGCGCTCTATCACGTGAATCTTGAAAGCCGCGTCGCCAACCGCGTGCTGTGGGAGGTGGGACGCGCCCCCTATTGCACGGAAGCCGACATCTACCGTAGCGCCTATGCGCTCGCGTGGCCGGATTGGTTCGAGCCCGGACGAACCATCCGAGTGAAAGTCAGCGCGCGCCGCTGTCCGCTTGCCAGCTTGAATTTTCTCACGCTTCGGATCAAGGATGCCGTGTGCGACAAATTCGTGGCAGTCCGTCGCCAACGGCCGAGTGTCGACACGCACCAACCGGATGTCCGGATCGACGCGTTTCTCGATGCCGAGTCGGTGACGTTCTACCTCGATACTTCGGGGGAACCACTGTTCAAACGAGGATATCGGCTTGCGCAGATCGAGGCGCCTATACGGGAGAATCTGGCGGCCGGCATGGTGCTCTTGAGCGGCTGGAGGCCGGAGCAGCCGTTCGTGGATCCGATGTGCGGCGGGGGGACGATTTCCCTGGAAGCCGCGCTGATAGCGAGACGAATTGCACCCGGCATCAGACGTGCCTTCGCGTTCGAACGGCTTCTGCCTCATGATCCCGCGCGATGGAGCAAAATTCGGAAGGCAGCCAGCGCACGGCAACTGGCCGCAGTGCCCCTGTCCATTTATGCCTCCGACAGGGATGAGCAGGCACTTCAGATTGCGCGGCGCCTCTTTCACGCCGCCGGGATGGTCGCAGATATCGATATCAAGGTGAAGCTTCAAGACTTCCTGGCGCTGGAGCCGCCGGCTTCTCACGGAGTCATGCTCGTCAATCCTCCGTACGGAGTGCGGCTCGGTCATTCTGAAAGGTCGGATGCCTTGTATGCCGGGATCGGAGATCGGCTCAAGCAGCGATGGGCCGGCTGGCGAGTCCATGTCTTCACCGGCGATTCTCGATTGAAACAGTCGATCGGGTTGCGCCCGTCCCGACGCATCCCTCTTTATAATGGCCCTCTCGAGTGCCGACTATATGAGTTCAAGATCGTCGAAGGCTCGATGCGAAGGAATGCAGGGTCCGTCAACCTCCATGGTTAA
- the lon gene encoding endopeptidase La: MTTTLTLTLPVLPIKRTVLFPGILMPVTVGRERSVAAVNAALKTEEKMILVVAQRDPSTENPGLDDLYTIGTKAIVKQVANAEDGTLHALVQGIERVALLKADQTVPFLRVQVRRLELTTDQDREVQAIQRAIQELLTDLPRVIQAPGIEEAAAAFRKEENPATLAYRVASLLNLTVKEEQTLLESSSTIELLRTLYAALSKEIQILQLRDKIASDAQAKIGKNQREYILREQLKAIHQELGEGEGDESELSELKKRIQEAEIPDHVRKEVDREVARLAKVPSSSPDHQVLRTYLDLVLELPWTKLSEERLDLTKVRQVLEEDHYGIKEVKERIVEHLAVLKLNPSAKAPILCLVGPPGVGKTSLGQSIARAMGRTFERFSLGGIHDEAELRGHRRTYVGALPGRIIQAMRRAGVKNPVLMLDEVDKMGRDFRGDPAAALLEILDPAQNHTFRDHYLDLPFDLSQVFFITTANTLDTISQPLLDRMEIIRVQGYSEREKAEIARRYLWPRRLKEAGLDTEQVRLPDSVLDHIIARYTREAGVRQLEQMLGRLTRKVALTFADLPADTPRASVTVETALLPEWLGSERFMPEEARKNIPIGVATGLAWTPTGGDVLYIETTLLPGSHELTLTGQLGDVMQESARAARSYLWSHAEGMGLDISRFKRNGVHVHVPSGAIPKDGPSAGITMATALASSYVSKPVRSDTAMTGEISLSGLVLPVGGIKEKVLAAHRAGIRRIILPKANEKDLKEVPQEVRDDLTFIPVERIEEVLPAAFGHESAVQGDSLSASSAPSSARARE; this comes from the coding sequence ATGACCACGACATTGACCCTGACGTTACCGGTTCTCCCGATTAAACGGACGGTATTGTTTCCTGGAATCCTCATGCCGGTGACCGTGGGGCGCGAGCGATCCGTTGCAGCGGTCAATGCCGCTCTGAAGACCGAAGAGAAGATGATTCTCGTGGTCGCCCAGCGCGATCCGTCGACCGAGAATCCCGGACTGGACGATCTCTATACGATCGGGACGAAAGCCATTGTGAAGCAGGTCGCCAACGCCGAGGACGGTACCCTCCATGCCCTCGTCCAGGGCATCGAACGGGTGGCTTTGCTCAAGGCCGATCAGACCGTCCCCTTCCTGCGCGTTCAGGTACGCCGTTTGGAACTCACGACCGATCAGGATCGGGAGGTGCAGGCCATCCAACGCGCGATTCAGGAATTGCTCACGGATTTACCGCGCGTGATTCAAGCCCCGGGAATCGAGGAGGCAGCTGCGGCGTTCCGCAAAGAGGAGAATCCGGCGACCCTGGCCTATCGAGTGGCGTCGCTACTCAACCTGACCGTCAAGGAAGAGCAAACCTTGTTGGAAAGTTCGTCCACGATCGAACTGCTCCGGACGCTGTATGCTGCGCTTTCGAAAGAGATCCAAATTCTTCAACTGCGGGACAAGATCGCCAGCGACGCACAGGCGAAGATCGGGAAGAACCAGCGGGAATACATTCTCCGGGAGCAGCTGAAGGCCATCCATCAGGAACTCGGAGAGGGCGAGGGTGACGAGAGCGAGTTGAGCGAGCTCAAGAAGCGGATTCAAGAGGCGGAGATCCCCGACCACGTGCGGAAGGAGGTCGACCGCGAAGTGGCCCGTCTGGCCAAGGTCCCTTCCTCATCCCCGGACCACCAGGTGCTCCGGACCTACCTGGATCTGGTGCTGGAATTACCGTGGACCAAGCTCTCCGAAGAACGGCTCGACCTCACCAAGGTACGACAAGTCCTGGAAGAGGATCACTACGGCATCAAGGAGGTCAAGGAGCGAATTGTCGAGCACTTGGCGGTGTTGAAGTTGAATCCCTCCGCCAAAGCGCCGATTCTCTGCCTCGTCGGTCCTCCGGGCGTCGGCAAGACGAGCTTGGGCCAATCGATCGCGCGCGCCATGGGACGGACCTTCGAACGTTTCAGCCTCGGCGGCATTCACGACGAAGCGGAGCTGCGCGGCCATCGTCGAACGTACGTGGGCGCATTGCCCGGACGGATCATCCAGGCGATGCGGCGCGCCGGCGTCAAGAATCCGGTGCTGATGCTCGACGAGGTCGACAAAATGGGACGCGATTTCCGAGGTGATCCGGCGGCGGCGTTGCTGGAGATCCTGGATCCGGCTCAGAACCATACGTTTCGCGATCACTATCTGGATCTGCCGTTCGATCTGTCGCAGGTGTTCTTCATCACGACTGCGAACACGCTGGATACAATCAGTCAGCCGTTGCTCGACCGGATGGAGATCATCCGGGTTCAGGGTTACAGCGAACGGGAGAAGGCGGAAATCGCCCGCCGCTATCTGTGGCCGAGACGGCTGAAGGAAGCCGGACTCGACACCGAGCAGGTACGGTTGCCGGACAGCGTGCTCGATCACATCATCGCGCGCTATACGAGAGAAGCCGGAGTGCGTCAGCTCGAGCAGATGCTCGGACGGCTTACGCGCAAGGTGGCGTTGACCTTCGCCGACCTGCCTGCCGACACGCCGCGCGCGTCGGTCACGGTGGAGACGGCGTTGCTTCCGGAATGGCTGGGTTCGGAGCGATTCATGCCTGAGGAAGCTCGGAAGAATATCCCGATTGGGGTGGCCACCGGATTGGCCTGGACGCCCACGGGCGGCGATGTGCTGTACATCGAAACAACGTTGCTGCCCGGCAGCCATGAATTGACCCTGACCGGTCAGCTGGGCGACGTGATGCAGGAATCGGCCCGTGCCGCTCGCAGCTACCTCTGGTCGCATGCGGAGGGCATGGGGCTCGACATCTCCCGATTCAAACGGAACGGGGTGCATGTGCATGTGCCGTCCGGAGCCATTCCGAAGGACGGTCCGTCCGCCGGTATTACGATGGCGACCGCACTGGCCTCATCCTATGTGAGCAAACCGGTGCGGAGTGACACCGCCATGACCGGGGAAATCAGCCTCAGCGGGCTGGTGCTGCCGGTCGGCGGCATCAAGGAAAAGGTCTTGGCCGCGCACCGAGCCGGCATCCGGAGGATCATTCTTCCGAAGGCCAATGAAAAGGATCTCAAAGAGGTTCCCCAGGAGGTTCGCGACGATCTGACGTTCATTCCGGTCGAGCGGATCGAGGAAGTGCTGCCGGCCGCATTTGGTCACGAGTCGGCTGTCCAAGGAGATTCCTTGTCCGCTTCTTCCGCTCCGTCTTCGGCCAGGGCAAGGGAGTGA
- a CDS encoding PilZ domain-containing protein, with protein sequence MVTRKFKRYPVSLSSTLVHKDQFRHKGAIRDLSAKGCRVDSLLSPFTGMQVTLLLHVPGEAAPITIDNAAIRWCGSQGIGMEFLVVAKPDEARLSRIIQQLEAGAAAR encoded by the coding sequence ATGGTGACGCGCAAGTTTAAACGCTATCCGGTTTCGCTAAGCAGTACGCTTGTCCATAAGGATCAGTTCCGCCACAAGGGTGCGATCCGTGACCTTTCGGCGAAGGGCTGCCGAGTCGACAGTCTGTTGAGTCCGTTCACCGGCATGCAGGTGACGCTGCTCCTGCACGTACCGGGAGAGGCGGCACCGATTACGATCGATAACGCCGCGATTCGGTGGTGCGGGTCGCAAGGAATCGGCATGGAGTTTCTGGTCGTAGCCAAGCCGGACGAAGCTCGCCTGAGCCGCATCATTCAACAGCTCGAGGCCGGTGCCGCTGCCCGTTGA
- a CDS encoding (deoxy)nucleoside triphosphate pyrophosphohydrolase: MKLIEVAAGLIYEDGRYLIAKRKAGVHLGGLWEFPGGKREEGETLEDCLRRELLEELGVRIDIPIPFRIIRHDYRGKTVELHFFRCAIEAGRPSPVDCAELRWVHPSELNEYEFPPADRPIIEALQYQGVGRSL, from the coding sequence ATGAAACTCATCGAAGTGGCCGCTGGCCTGATCTACGAAGACGGTCGATATTTGATTGCCAAGCGCAAGGCCGGGGTCCATTTGGGGGGCCTGTGGGAATTCCCCGGCGGCAAAAGGGAAGAGGGGGAAACCCTGGAGGACTGTTTGAGGCGGGAACTCCTGGAGGAATTGGGCGTTCGCATCGACATACCCATTCCCTTTCGGATCATCAGACACGACTATCGGGGAAAGACCGTCGAGTTGCATTTTTTTCGATGCGCAATTGAGGCGGGTCGGCCTTCGCCCGTCGATTGCGCCGAGCTTCGCTGGGTCCATCCCTCCGAACTCAACGAGTACGAGTTTCCTCCTGCCGACCGACCGATCATCGAAGCGTTGCAATATCAGGGGGTGGGGCGGAGCCTGTGA